One genomic region from Prunus persica cultivar Lovell chromosome G3, Prunus_persica_NCBIv2, whole genome shotgun sequence encodes:
- the LOC18781748 gene encoding alpha-1,4-glucan-protein synthase [UDP-forming] 1, with product MASATHLLTDELDIVIPTIRNLDFLEMWRPFLQPYHLIIVQDGDPSKTIKVPDGFDYELYNRNDINRILGPRSSCISFKDSACRCFGYMVSKKKYIFTIDDDCFVAQDPAGKPVNALEQHIKNLLSPSTPFFFNTLYDPYRDGADFVRGYPFSLREGVPTAVSHGLWLNIPDYDAPTQLVKPLERNTRFVDAVLTIPKGTLFPMCGMNLGFDRELIGPAMYFGLMGDGQPIGRYDDMWAGWCIKVICDHLGLGVKTGLPYIYHSKASNPFVNLRKEYKGIFWQEEIIPFFQAAVLPKDCTTVQACYVELSKQVKEKLGKVDPYFDKLAEAMVTWIEAWDELNPTGPGAKLANGKAK from the exons ATGGCTTCTGCAACTCACCTTTTGACAGATGAGCTTGACATTGTCATCCCCACCATCAGAAACCTCGACTTCCTCGAGATGTGGAGGCCATTCCTTCAGCCCTACCACCTCATCATCGTCCAAGATGGTGACCCATCAAAGACCATCAAGGTCCCTGATGGCTTTGACTATGAGCTCTACAATCGTAACGACATTAACAGGATTCTGGGTCCTAGGTCGTCCTGCATTTCCTTCAAGGACTCTGCCTGCCGCTGCTTCGGCTACATGGTCTCCAAGAAGAAGTACATCTTCACTATTGACGATGACTGCTTC GTTGCACAAGACCCAGCTGGCAAACCCGTCAATGCACTAGAGCAGCACATCAAGAACCTTCTTTCACCATCCACCCCCTTTTTCTTCAACACTCTGTATGATCCTTACAGAGATGGCGCTGATTTCGTTCGTGGATACCCTTTCAGTCTCCGCGAGGGTGTCCCGACTGCTGTTTCTCATGGTCTGTGGCTAAACATCCCAGATTATGATGCACCTACACAGCTTGTGAAGCCTCTTGAGAGGAACACCAG GTTTGTGGATGCTGTTCTGACAATTCCAAAAGGCACCTTGTTCCCCATGTGTGGTATGAATTTGGGTTTCGACCGTGAACTCATTGGCCCTGCAATGTACTTCGGGCTCATGGGTGATGGTCAGCCAATTGGACGCTACGACGATATGTGGGCTGGCTGGTGCATCAAG GTGATATGTGACCACTTGGGACTGGGAGTGAAGACAGGCCTGCCTTATATCTATCACAGCAAAGCCAGCAACCCATTTGTGAACCTGAGGAAGGAGTACAAAGGCATCTTCTGGCAGGAAGAGATCATCCCATTCTTCCAAGCTGCGGTTCTTCCCAAAGACTGCACCACTGTTCAAGCTTGCTATGTTGAACTGTCCAAGCAGGTCAAGGAAAAGCTCGGCAAGGTGGATCCCTACTTCGACAAGCTCGCCGAAGCCATGGTCACATGGATTGAAGCTTGGGATGAGCTTAACCCAACTGGACCTGGTGCCAAACTGGCCAACGGCAAGGCTAAGTAA
- the LOC18782277 gene encoding LOW QUALITY PROTEIN: cytochrome P450 85A (The sequence of the model RefSeq protein was modified relative to this genomic sequence to represent the inferred CDS: substituted 3 bases at 3 genomic stop codons), protein MAVFMVILCVLFVLCICSALLRWNEVRYRKKGLPPGTMGWPVFGETTEFLKQGPNFMKNQRARYGSFFKSHILGCPTVVSMDPELNRYILMNEAKGLVPGYPQSMLDILGKCNIAAVHGSTHKYMRGSLLALINPTMIRDQILPXNXWTSXDPTFSGWANQVINIQEKTKRMALLSSLKQIAGIESSSISCKPFKTEFFKLVLGTLSLPIDLPGTNYRRGFQGRKNIICMLEQLIEERRASQEVHQDMLGCLLSDENRYKLSDEEIIDHIITILYSGYETVSTTSMMAVKYLHDHPKALEELRKEHLAIREKKRPEDPIDWNDLKSMRFTRAVIFETSRLATIVNGVLRKTTQDMELNGYLIPKGWRIYVYTREINYDSFLYPDPLTFNPWRWLDKSLESHNYCLIFGGGTRQCPGKELGIAEISTFLHYFVTRYRWEEVGGDKLTKFPRVEAPNGLHLRVSHLAN, encoded by the exons ATGGCTGTGTTCATGGTGATACTTTGTGTTCTCTTTGTCCTCTGTATCTGCTCTGCTTTGCTGAGATGGAATGAAGTGAGGTACAGGAAGAAAGGCCTCCCTCCAGGCACAATGGGTTGGCCAGTTTTTGGGGAGACTACTGAGTTTCTCAAACAAGGCCCCAACTTCATGAAAAACCAGAGAGCAAG GTATGGTAGTTTTTTCAAATCCCACATACTGGGGTGCCCTACAGTTGTTTCCATGGATCCAGAGCTCAACAGATACATCCTAATGAATGAAGCCAAAGGGCTTGTTCCTGGCTATCCTCAGTCCATGTTGGATATATTGGGAAAATGTAACATTGCAGCAGTTCATGGCTCCACTCACAAGTACATGAGAGGCTCATTGCTTGCCCTCATTAACCCAACCATGATCAGAGACCAGATTTTGCCCTAAAATTGATGGACTTCATGAGATCCCACCTTCAGTGGTTGGGCTAACCAAGTCATCAACATTCAAGAAAAGACCAAGAG GATGGCACTTCTCTCATCACTTAAGCAGATTGCAGGCATTGAGTCAAGCTCAATTTCCTGCAAGCCATTCAAGACTGAGTTCTTCAAGCTTGTTTTAGGCACCCTTTCATTACCTATTGACCTTCCTGGCACAAATTACCGCCGTGGATTCCAG GGAAGGAAGAACATCATATGCATGCTGGAACAGCTCATAGAGGAGAGAAGGGCTTCCCAAGAAGTCCATCAAGACATGCTTGGTTGCTTACTGAGTGATGAAAACAGATACAAACTCAGTGATGAAGAAATAATTGATCACATAATCACGATCTTATATTCGGGTTATGAGACCGTTTCGACTACTTCAATGATGGCTGTGAAGTACCTCCATGATCATCCCAAAGCGCTTGAAGAACTCAGA AAAGAACATTTGGCAatcagagaaaagaaaaggccaGAGGATCCAATTGACTGGAATGACTTGAAATCCATGCGGTTTACTCGTGCG GTGATATTTGAGACCTCAAGATTAGCTACCATTGTCAATGGGGTGCTGAGGAAAACCACTCAAGATATGGAGCTAAATG GTTATCTGATTCCAAAGGGGTGGAGAATTTATGTTTACACCAGAGAGATTAATTATGACTCCTTTCTGTATCCTGATCCATTAACCTTCAATCCATGGAGATGGCTG GACAAGAGCTTGGAATCTCACAACTACTGCCTTATATTTGGAGGGGGCACAAGGCAGTGTCCAGGAAAGGAACTTGGAATTGCAGAGATTTCAACTTTCCTGCACTACTTCGTAACTAGATACAG GTGGGAAGAAGTTGGGGGAGACAAACTGACGAAATTTCCAAGAGTAGAGGCACCAAATGGACTGCACCTTAGGGTGTCTCATCTTGCTAACTGA